TGGTTAGGGCGAACAACCAGCTGATTGTCGATAACCTGCTGGACGCAAGTCACACGCAGTACGTCCATCAGGATCTGCTTGGCACCGAGGCGTTCGCGAAGAGTACGCATGAGGTCATTGAGGAAGGCACTGCAGTTCACAGCAACTACCTGATTCCGGACAGCCGTGTGCCTGAAGCCTACAGGCCGTACTTCGACGGTGATACTCGGGTTGTAGAGTTCTCCGTCAATTTCCACTGGCAGCCGCCGGGGCTTGTGCGAAACCGGGTTTCCCTAACGCCCCACGACCGGCCCGATAATGCGATACGGCGCACCGGCACTCATCTGCTGACGCCGGAGACAGCAACCACCACTCACTATTTCTTTTCGCACACCAGAAACTTCAGACTGAGCGATCTGCGGATCGACGAGCAAGTCAGGCGCTGGCAGAAAGAAGGGCTAACGGAGCAGGATGTGCCGATGATCGAGGCGTGTCAGGAGGTCATGCGGCACATGGGAGAACCGACCGATCTGGATGCCCTACGTCCTGTACTGCTTTCGCTGGATACGGCGTGCGTCAAGGCCCGACGAATCCTGACGAAGCTGATCGAAGCCGAACAACATGGCCAGCGCTTCGCCGTCAAGGGTTGACGGTTGCTCTCCCAGGCAGATGCGGGGATGGGCGGCCGGCTGGCGGCGTCCAATCAGATGCTGTGACTCTCATAGGTTGCCGGATGG
The nucleotide sequence above comes from Gemmatimonadota bacterium. Encoded proteins:
- a CDS encoding aromatic ring-hydroxylating dioxygenase subunit alpha, whose amino-acid sequence is MTFLKYTWYVAAWSHEVTDQLFARTLLGQRVLIYRKQNGEAVAIADYCPHRFAPLSAGRLKGDFVECGYHGLQFDGSGRCVHNPHGTVAPQAASVPAYPLVERHGILWIWPGDAEKADDAVIPDYAYLTAENSKTVYGGTLVRANNQLIVDNLLDASHTQYVHQDLLGTEAFAKSTHEVIEEGTAVHSNYLIPDSRVPEAYRPYFDGDTRVVEFSVNFHWQPPGLVRNRVSLTPHDRPDNAIRRTGTHLLTPETATTTHYFFSHTRNFRLSDLRIDEQVRRWQKEGLTEQDVPMIEACQEVMRHMGEPTDLDALRPVLLSLDTACVKARRILTKLIEAEQHGQRFAVKG